Proteins encoded by one window of Micromonospora coxensis:
- a CDS encoding carcinine hydrolase/isopenicillin-N N-acyltransferase family protein — translation MRRTLAGAGLALLIVTTGCAGSGVETPPRPVEPTAPGAATPTASRQDADEVARTLASLRRVGDLPLYEMTYVGGYDATVGTDARPASGPFGCSLFAAAGDASRPLFARNFDWGPHPAMVLRTDPPDGYASVSMVDMSYLGVGPDPTGDRRLLNAPLLPFDGMNERGLAVGLAADDHATAKPVPGRPTVGSVRILRLVLDRAATVDEAVAVFERHNLDFEGGPPLHYLLADAAGRSAVVEFVDGTMRVQRGEGRWQALTNVPVIDVPEAKRRADRRYGILAAELERSGAVVDAPAALRLLDAVRQGHTRWSVTYELRSGEVRVVPVSGGERRYRLPVR, via the coding sequence ATGCGCAGGACTCTCGCGGGCGCCGGACTGGCCCTGCTGATCGTCACCACGGGCTGCGCCGGATCGGGTGTGGAGACCCCACCCCGGCCGGTGGAGCCGACCGCCCCGGGCGCGGCGACGCCCACCGCCTCCCGGCAGGACGCCGACGAGGTCGCCCGGACCCTGGCCAGCCTGCGCCGGGTCGGCGACCTGCCGCTGTACGAGATGACCTACGTCGGCGGGTACGACGCGACGGTCGGCACCGACGCCCGGCCGGCGTCGGGCCCGTTCGGCTGTTCGCTCTTCGCCGCCGCCGGGGACGCGTCCCGGCCGCTGTTCGCCCGCAACTTCGACTGGGGGCCGCACCCGGCCATGGTGCTGCGCACCGACCCGCCGGACGGCTACGCGTCGGTGTCGATGGTGGACATGTCGTACCTCGGGGTGGGGCCGGATCCGACCGGGGACCGGCGGCTGCTCAACGCGCCGCTGCTGCCCTTCGACGGGATGAACGAGCGGGGGCTCGCGGTGGGGCTGGCCGCCGACGACCACGCCACCGCGAAGCCGGTGCCGGGTCGGCCGACCGTCGGCTCGGTGCGGATCCTGCGCCTGGTGCTGGACCGGGCGGCCACGGTGGACGAGGCGGTGGCCGTGTTCGAACGGCACAACCTGGACTTCGAGGGTGGGCCGCCGCTGCACTACCTGCTCGCCGACGCGGCCGGCCGGTCGGCGGTGGTGGAGTTCGTCGACGGCACGATGCGGGTGCAGCGTGGCGAGGGGCGCTGGCAGGCGCTGACCAACGTGCCGGTGATCGACGTGCCGGAGGCGAAGCGGCGGGCCGACCGGCGCTACGGGATCCTCGCCGCCGAGTTGGAGCGCTCCGGGGCGGTGGTGGACGCCCCGGCGGCGCTGCGCCTGCTCGACGCGGTGCGGCAGGGGCACACCCGCTGGTCGGTGACGTACGAGCTGCGCAGCGGTGAGGTGCGGGTGGTCCCGGTCAGCGGCGGCGAGCGCCGCTACCGGCTTCCGGTGCGCTGA
- a CDS encoding cytochrome P450, with product MTVSPLRVAAPPDTPPCAPPAPDATGATWTVTRHADVRAGLVDPAFGVPQVEPGPPGTLGWLRATVARFSGPERHPPRRAATVTVLADLDPDLLAREAARLTVAALDRRADRPARDVPLRVLAAGLGLADPAAAVPAVAVVAAAYQPGADPTAVRRADDAVAALVANCPAGPEESTAHRIGLLVQACDATAGLIDAAARRARSLPATVSTPDLLGEVLRLDPPVRATRRIATTAAALGGRPIPAGAVLLLRFDAANRDPAVFTDPDRFTPGRPNLTFGVGAHGCPGDRHALALAAAVVDVLRSPYAGAPARPTGTREARR from the coding sequence ATGACCGTCTCCCCGCTCCGCGTCGCCGCCCCGCCCGACACCCCGCCGTGCGCGCCACCGGCCCCCGACGCCACCGGCGCCACCTGGACCGTGACCCGGCACGCCGACGTGCGGGCCGGGCTCGTCGATCCCGCCTTCGGGGTGCCGCAGGTCGAGCCCGGACCGCCGGGCACCCTCGGCTGGCTGCGCGCGACGGTCGCCCGGTTCAGCGGCCCCGAGCGGCACCCGCCCCGCCGGGCCGCCACCGTGACCGTGCTCGCCGACCTGGACCCGGACCTGCTGGCCCGCGAGGCCGCCCGGCTCACCGTCGCCGCACTCGACCGCCGCGCCGACCGGCCCGCCCGGGACGTACCGCTGCGGGTGCTGGCGGCCGGGCTCGGCCTGGCCGACCCGGCGGCGGCCGTGCCGGCGGTCGCCGTGGTGGCCGCCGCCTACCAACCGGGCGCGGACCCGACGGCCGTGCGGCGCGCGGACGACGCGGTGGCCGCCCTGGTGGCGAACTGCCCCGCCGGTCCGGAGGAGTCGACGGCGCACCGGATCGGCCTGCTGGTGCAGGCGTGCGACGCGACCGCCGGGCTGATCGATGCCGCCGCCCGCCGTGCCCGGTCCCTGCCGGCCACGGTGTCCACCCCGGACCTGCTGGGCGAGGTGCTCCGGCTCGACCCGCCGGTACGCGCCACCCGCCGGATCGCCACCACCGCCGCCGCGCTGGGCGGGCGGCCGATCCCGGCGGGCGCCGTGCTGCTGCTGCGCTTCGACGCGGCCAACCGCGACCCGGCCGTCTTCACCGACCCGGACCGGTTCACGCCCGGCCGCCCGAACCTCACCTTCGGCGTCGGTGCGCACGGCTGCCCCGGCGACCGGCACGCCCTCGCCCTGGCCGCCGCGGTGGTGGACGTGCTGCGCAGCCCGTACGCCGGGGCACCCGCGCGGCCCACCGGCACGAGGGAGGCGCGGCGATGA
- a CDS encoding asparagine synthetase B family protein, which produces MCGIALSIGPEADPAVFRRMLAVLAPRGEVTETRQESGLLTGVRRLRVVDRDRAVQPWTSADGRYVLCYNGEVFNHHELRRELTGLGHDFRSESDTEVVLAAFLRWGEEAVHRLRGEWAFAVVERATGRVYLARDPLGVKPLYWARTPGCLHVASEVKALVGQRAPVAEVPPGHHGWADSDGRVTLRPYLDLLRLGEGLPPVDDPDEAALLVRAALTDSIRMRVDTDLTVGVVLSGGLDSSLALLHVREMHPDCVAVTVGVPDSPDVAYARRLAADLGVAHEVIELRPRDIRLGEIREAIRISELTEYGDIINAVVSVPIFRRLRELGIKVVLTGDGSDELFGGYPMYHEVGPDRARRLFLHKIRNLGRTELQRVDRTSMDHGVEARVPFLDLSVVELAMRLPLSLKMRDGQEKWIVRRAFADVLPDYIRRRPKNPMSYSSGLHERARLYKPFFARLHRSFGYDLLEPVRRDFDAVLTRCGNDLDRAIADGQARPDYTVLEHARDLVGAAKWNAAPLVRRLVGPRPTRRTPVR; this is translated from the coding sequence ATGTGCGGGATCGCGCTCAGCATCGGCCCCGAGGCCGACCCGGCCGTCTTCCGCCGGATGCTCGCCGTCCTCGCCCCGCGCGGCGAGGTCACCGAGACCCGGCAGGAGTCCGGGCTGCTCACCGGCGTACGGCGGCTGCGGGTGGTGGACCGGGACCGGGCCGTGCAGCCCTGGACCTCCGCCGACGGGCGGTACGTCCTCTGCTACAACGGCGAGGTCTTCAACCACCACGAGTTGCGCCGGGAGTTGACCGGCCTCGGCCACGACTTCCGCAGCGAGAGCGACACCGAGGTGGTGCTCGCCGCCTTCCTGCGCTGGGGTGAGGAGGCGGTGCACCGGCTGCGCGGGGAGTGGGCCTTCGCCGTCGTCGAGCGCGCCACCGGCCGGGTGTACCTGGCCCGGGACCCGCTCGGGGTCAAGCCGCTCTACTGGGCCCGTACGCCCGGCTGCCTGCACGTCGCCAGCGAGGTCAAGGCGTTGGTGGGGCAGCGCGCCCCGGTCGCCGAGGTGCCGCCCGGGCACCACGGCTGGGCCGACTCCGACGGCCGGGTCACGCTGCGGCCGTACCTCGACCTGCTCCGTCTCGGCGAGGGGCTGCCCCCGGTGGACGACCCGGACGAGGCCGCCCTGCTCGTCCGTGCCGCGCTCACCGACAGCATCCGGATGCGCGTCGACACCGACCTGACCGTCGGGGTGGTGCTCTCGGGCGGCCTGGACAGCTCGCTGGCCCTGCTGCACGTGCGCGAGATGCACCCGGACTGCGTGGCGGTGACGGTCGGGGTGCCGGACAGCCCGGACGTCGCCTACGCCCGGCGGCTCGCCGCCGACCTCGGCGTCGCGCACGAGGTGATCGAGCTGCGCCCGCGCGACATCCGGCTGGGCGAGATCCGGGAGGCGATCCGGATCTCCGAGCTGACCGAGTACGGCGACATCATCAACGCGGTGGTCTCCGTGCCGATCTTCCGGCGGCTGCGCGAGCTGGGGATCAAGGTGGTGCTGACCGGCGACGGCTCGGACGAGCTGTTCGGCGGCTACCCGATGTACCACGAGGTCGGCCCGGACCGGGCCCGCCGGCTCTTCCTCCACAAGATCCGCAACCTCGGGCGTACGGAGTTGCAGCGGGTCGACCGGACCAGCATGGACCACGGTGTCGAGGCGCGGGTGCCCTTCCTCGACCTGAGCGTGGTGGAGCTGGCGATGCGGCTGCCGCTGTCGCTGAAGATGCGGGACGGGCAGGAGAAGTGGATCGTGCGGCGGGCCTTCGCCGACGTGCTGCCGGACTACATCCGGCGGCGGCCGAAGAACCCGATGTCGTACTCGTCGGGGCTGCACGAGCGGGCCCGGCTCTACAAGCCCTTCTTCGCCCGGCTGCACCGCTCCTTCGGCTACGACCTGCTCGAACCGGTCCGCCGCGACTTCGACGCCGTGCTGACCCGGTGCGGCAACGACCTGGACCGGGCGATCGCCGACGGGCAGGCCCGGCCCGACTACACGGTGCTGGAGCACGCCCGGGACCTGGTCGGCGCGGCGAAGTGGAACGCGGCGCCGCTGGTGCGCCGACTCGTCGGCCCGCGCCCGACCCGGCGAACCCCGGTGCGCTGA
- a CDS encoding DUF5715 family protein, giving the protein MRVPSRSSGHQPSVASPAPARRSPSPARAVARVMPDLDAYRHAVTDLLVEVGALADAASTAARQVLLDQRLREPAIAAVLDATPQGLIGARETLLLEMARYQPNERSSAGDLTALVRIYLLSRIDVMWWRDAPTFLTDEQVNTHPDMVDLEWLRRRGLLAFRYQEQPATILGRGVRAVRRRLRPDATPRTAGVKFRRARREVIALLNDLAREFDRATPAGTPPLWVTSLVRSAEHQYQLRRLGYAAMVPSGHCLGWAVDVEMSWFTRFGARDVLAEILLARQAAGELNVVDEGQAWHLCLAPAARARLRSAYEAEMGA; this is encoded by the coding sequence ATGCGTGTGCCCAGCCGAAGTTCCGGACACCAACCGTCCGTCGCCTCACCGGCCCCGGCGCGCCGGTCGCCCTCGCCGGCCCGGGCGGTCGCCCGGGTCATGCCGGACCTGGACGCCTACCGGCACGCGGTCACCGACCTGCTGGTCGAGGTCGGCGCGCTGGCCGACGCCGCCTCCACCGCCGCCCGCCAGGTCCTGCTCGACCAGCGGCTGCGGGAGCCCGCCATCGCGGCGGTGCTCGACGCCACCCCGCAGGGCCTCATCGGCGCGCGGGAGACCCTGCTGCTGGAGATGGCCCGCTACCAGCCCAACGAGCGCAGCTCGGCGGGGGACCTCACCGCGCTGGTGCGGATCTACCTGCTCTCCCGCATCGACGTGATGTGGTGGCGCGACGCGCCCACCTTCCTCACCGACGAGCAGGTGAACACCCACCCCGACATGGTCGACCTGGAATGGCTGCGCCGGCGGGGCCTGCTCGCCTTCCGCTACCAGGAACAGCCCGCCACCATCCTAGGGCGCGGCGTGCGGGCCGTGCGCCGGCGGCTGCGGCCCGACGCCACCCCGCGCACCGCCGGGGTGAAGTTCCGCCGGGCCCGCCGGGAGGTCATCGCGCTCCTCAACGACCTGGCGCGGGAGTTCGACCGGGCCACCCCGGCCGGCACCCCGCCGCTCTGGGTCACCAGCCTGGTCCGCAGCGCCGAGCACCAGTACCAGCTGCGCCGGCTCGGGTACGCCGCGATGGTGCCCAGCGGCCACTGCCTCGGCTGGGCCGTCGACGTGGAGATGAGCTGGTTCACCCGGTTCGGCGCCCGCGACGTCCTCGCCGAGATCCTGCTCGCCCGGCAGGCCGCCGGTGAGCTGAACGTGGTCGACGAGGGGCAGGCCTGGCACCTGTGCCTCGCGCCGGCCGCCCGGGCCCGGCTCCGGTCGGCGTACGAAGCCGAGATGGGGGCCTGA
- a CDS encoding isocitrate lyase/PEP mutase family protein: protein MTDRYAAFRALHRPGRPLLLPNAWDHASGAALAAAGHPAVGTTSLGVAASAGRPDGTGATAAETLRLAALLVRLPVLVTVDVEAGFGDDPDAVARYVARLAALGVVGINLEDGRPDGSLADPAAVAATITAVKARTPAVFVNARTDTWWLRTPDPLGQALLRARAYRRAGADGVFVPGVSDPDAVRTLAARVDAPLNVLAQPGGPDLDTLGRLGVARVSTGSLLFRAALAAVRATVEAVRAGTDPGPGIPSYADVQEMTATRRP from the coding sequence ATGACCGACCGGTACGCCGCGTTCCGGGCGCTGCACCGCCCCGGCCGGCCGCTGCTGCTGCCCAACGCCTGGGACCACGCCTCCGGGGCGGCCCTGGCGGCGGCCGGGCACCCGGCCGTCGGCACCACCAGCCTCGGCGTCGCCGCGTCCGCCGGCCGGCCCGACGGCACCGGGGCGACCGCCGCCGAGACGCTGCGCCTCGCCGCCCTGCTCGTCCGGCTGCCGGTGCTGGTCACGGTGGACGTGGAGGCGGGGTTCGGCGACGACCCGGACGCCGTCGCCCGGTACGTCGCCCGGCTGGCCGCGCTCGGCGTGGTCGGGATCAACCTGGAGGACGGCCGGCCCGACGGAAGCCTCGCCGACCCCGCGGCCGTGGCCGCCACGATCACGGCGGTCAAGGCCCGGACACCGGCGGTGTTCGTCAATGCCCGCACCGACACCTGGTGGCTCCGGACACCCGACCCGCTCGGGCAGGCCCTGCTGCGGGCCCGCGCCTACCGCCGGGCCGGGGCGGACGGCGTCTTCGTGCCCGGGGTGAGCGACCCGGACGCGGTCCGGACGCTCGCCGCGCGGGTCGACGCCCCGCTCAACGTCCTCGCCCAGCCGGGCGGACCCGACCTCGACACGCTCGGTCGGCTCGGGGTGGCCCGGGTCAGCACCGGGTCGCTGCTGTTCCGGGCGGCCCTGGCCGCCGTACGGGCCACCGTCGAGGCGGTGCGCGCCGGCACCGACCCCGGTCCCGGCATCCCGTCGTACGCCGATGTGCAGGAGATGACGGCGACTCGTCGCCCTTAG
- a CDS encoding PfkB family carbohydrate kinase, whose translation MAAADVLVVGQIARDLVLLVDEVPAASGTASARRRRELLGGKGANQAVGLAQLGVDVGLLGVVGDDEIADRLLARARADGVDVSAVVRRPGTATGLIVDLVDADGTWRYVEDLPAPVLLTAADVRGAADRLRAARGVLVQLQQPYEAALAAARCARQAQRLVVLDGAPDDRSHAAELLVLADVLRADATETALLAGARPENAADGRRAARELLRHGPTLVAVAVDGIGNAFAWPDGDLFLPLSDTPTVDTTGAGDAFVAALTAGLLRGEPLDLVARRAVAAAGATVGHPGGRPELSEEAIGRQLALIPA comes from the coding sequence ATGGCGGCTGCGGACGTGCTGGTGGTGGGACAGATCGCGCGGGACCTCGTCCTGCTGGTGGACGAGGTCCCGGCGGCCTCCGGCACGGCGTCGGCGCGCCGCCGTCGGGAACTGCTCGGCGGCAAGGGCGCCAACCAGGCGGTCGGCCTGGCCCAGCTCGGCGTCGACGTGGGGCTGCTCGGCGTGGTCGGCGACGACGAGATCGCCGACCGGTTGCTGGCCCGGGCCCGGGCCGACGGCGTCGACGTGAGCGCCGTGGTGCGCCGGCCGGGCACCGCGACCGGCCTGATCGTCGACCTGGTGGACGCCGACGGGACGTGGCGCTACGTCGAGGACCTGCCCGCGCCGGTCCTGCTCACCGCCGCCGACGTGCGCGGCGCCGCCGACCGGCTGCGCGCCGCCCGGGGCGTGCTGGTGCAGTTGCAGCAGCCGTACGAGGCCGCCCTCGCCGCGGCCCGTTGCGCCCGCCAGGCGCAACGGCTGGTCGTCCTCGACGGCGCCCCGGACGACCGGAGCCACGCCGCCGAACTGCTGGTCCTCGCCGACGTGCTGCGCGCCGACGCGACCGAGACCGCGCTGCTGGCCGGCGCGCGACCGGAGAACGCCGCCGACGGTCGCCGGGCCGCCCGCGAGCTGCTCCGGCACGGCCCGACCCTGGTCGCGGTGGCGGTGGACGGGATCGGCAACGCCTTCGCCTGGCCCGACGGCGACCTCTTCCTCCCGCTCAGCGACACCCCGACGGTGGACACCACCGGCGCCGGGGACGCCTTCGTCGCCGCGCTCACCGCCGGCCTGCTGCGCGGGGAGCCCCTGGACCTCGTCGCCCGGCGCGCCGTCGCCGCTGCCGGGGCCACCGTGGGGCACCCGGGTGGGCGTCCGGAACTCTCCGAGGAGGCGATCGGGCGGCAGCTGGCGCTGATCCCGGCCTGA
- a CDS encoding DUF2188 domain-containing protein, whose translation MKRNEYHVVPNGGGWKVEQGDRTLGSYDTKHSAVEQGRRIAHANEPSQLVVHTADGKIETEYTYRDDPFPPAG comes from the coding sequence ATGAAGCGCAACGAGTACCACGTGGTGCCGAACGGCGGCGGCTGGAAGGTCGAGCAGGGCGACAGGACTCTCGGCTCGTACGACACCAAGCACAGCGCGGTCGAGCAGGGGCGCAGGATCGCCCACGCCAACGAGCCGAGCCAGCTGGTGGTGCACACCGCCGACGGGAAGATCGAGACCGAGTACACCTACCGGGACGACCCGTTCCCGCCCGCCGGCTGA